Proteins from a genomic interval of Parcubacteria group bacterium:
- the mreD gene encoding rod shape-determining protein MreD gives MLQKLAICLIIFFSAILQTAVFSNSFFWGLGPDVMLLLVIVWTAREGFEKALFGNILAGFVQDLITFHPVGVHIVTYVLIAFFVSFISKRFLVVARNWRVFILIMMIIFGTLANNLFLSGLFLIENYFSRIAIGDVPVYFFSGTLLKAIILNSLFFPLVYFSMKKIESWEFLKTRSKIF, from the coding sequence ATGCTGCAAAAATTAGCCATCTGTTTGATCATTTTTTTTTCGGCCATCTTGCAGACGGCGGTGTTTTCTAATAGTTTTTTTTGGGGACTGGGCCCTGATGTCATGCTGCTTCTGGTCATTGTCTGGACTGCACGCGAAGGCTTTGAGAAAGCATTGTTTGGCAATATTTTGGCTGGTTTTGTCCAGGATCTGATAACTTTTCATCCGGTCGGCGTGCATATCGTGACCTATGTCTTGATCGCTTTTTTTGTCAGTTTCATTTCCAAACGATTTCTGGTTGTCGCGCGTAATTGGCGGGTATTCATCTTGATAATGATGATCATTTTTGGCACATTAGCTAACAATTTATTTTTAAGCGGACTATTTTTGATTGAAAATTATTTCAGCAGAATTGCGATTGGGGATGTTCCTGTCTATTTTTTTAGCGGAACTTTGTTGAAAGCGATTATTTTGAACAGTTTGTTTTTTCCTCTGGTGTATTTTTCAATGAAAAAAATCGAGAGTTGGGAATTTCTGAAGACGCGGAGTAAGATATTTTAA
- the mreC gene encoding rod shape-determining protein MreC — MPKKYFTSKITKLVLVAVVCAFLIFLNPRGFFEPMRGIFLSLTLPFQKIFYGASQKVGETTSLLASISEIKNDNVQLSKENNFLAGEVARLKQMENENVMLREQLELLPRDKFSLVGSFVIGQDPQGSEGWIIIDKGEKDGIASGMAVIVANGILVGKVEEVYSSSSKINLLASSNSAVNVTDVETGAKGIIRGEYGLGLVMDMVMQSDVLNIGDTIITSGLGGNIPRGLLVGKVKEVKVSEDRLFQRAVVVSRIKYPKLDTVFVIK; from the coding sequence ATGCCGAAAAAATATTTTACATCAAAAATAACCAAGCTGGTCCTGGTCGCGGTGGTGTGTGCTTTTCTGATCTTTCTTAATCCGAGAGGTTTTTTTGAACCGATGCGGGGAATTTTTTTGAGCCTGACATTGCCTTTTCAAAAAATATTCTATGGAGCGAGCCAGAAAGTCGGCGAAACGACTTCGTTGCTTGCTTCTATTTCAGAAATAAAGAATGACAATGTGCAACTTTCCAAAGAGAATAATTTTTTAGCGGGCGAGGTGGCCAGACTTAAGCAGATGGAAAATGAAAACGTGATGCTCCGTGAACAGCTGGAATTGCTCCCTCGGGACAAATTTTCTCTGGTCGGTAGTTTTGTGATTGGGCAAGATCCGCAAGGTTCGGAAGGTTGGATCATTATTGACAAAGGTGAAAAGGACGGAATTGCTTCTGGAATGGCGGTGATTGTGGCAAATGGGATCTTGGTTGGAAAAGTGGAAGAGGTCTATTCTTCCAGCTCAAAAATCAATCTGCTGGCTAGTTCCAATAGTGCGGTCAATGTGACTGATGTAGAAACGGGAGCTAAAGGGATCATCCGGGGAGAATATGGCCTGGGGCTTGTTATGGATATGGTAATGCAGTCGGATGTACTCAATATTGGCGATACGATCATTACTTCCGGACTTGGTGGCAATATTCCGCGAGGACTCTTGGTGGGAAAAGTTAAGGAAGTTAAGGTTTCTGAAGATCGTTTGTTCCAGCGGGCGGTCGTTGTTTCCCGGATAAAATATCCCAAGCTGGATACCGTTTTTGTGATAAAATAA
- a CDS encoding rod shape-determining protein, whose product MLKKIKNLSRKISGGMFGGFSKDIGIDLGTANTLVYVKGRGIVINEPSVVAINKKTGQVLAIGKEAKRMVGKTPGHIVAIRPLVDGVVSDFEITQQMLKYFIDKVHRGGGFTLFPRPRVVVGIPSDVTEVEKRAVIDATINAGAREAYLIEEPMAAAIGARLPVQEASGNMVVDIGGGTTDIAIISLGGIVVSRNLRIAGDEMNEDIVRYCRDEFNLLIGEKTAEDVKIAIGSACVQKEKKQMQVRGRDLVTGLPKEVTVTDDQAREALSRSIRIIINNIKTAVEETPPELLSDIMQKGIILAGGGGLIRGIDRMIANHTEIPVRMMEDPLTAVVRGTGIVLEDIEALREVLVENQHEKSFD is encoded by the coding sequence ATGTTAAAGAAAATTAAAAATCTTTCTAGAAAAATATCGGGCGGTATGTTTGGCGGTTTTTCCAAGGATATTGGGATTGATTTGGGAACGGCAAACACCCTGGTCTATGTCAAAGGACGGGGAATTGTGATCAATGAACCCTCCGTGGTGGCGATCAACAAAAAGACCGGTCAAGTTTTGGCGATCGGAAAAGAGGCGAAGCGGATGGTGGGAAAGACTCCTGGGCATATTGTGGCGATCCGGCCATTGGTTGACGGCGTCGTTAGTGATTTTGAAATTACCCAGCAGATGCTTAAATATTTTATCGATAAGGTTCATCGCGGTGGCGGTTTTACGCTGTTTCCGCGTCCGCGAGTAGTGGTTGGCATTCCTTCGGATGTGACGGAAGTTGAAAAAAGAGCCGTGATTGATGCGACAATCAACGCAGGAGCGCGGGAAGCCTATTTGATCGAGGAACCGATGGCGGCGGCGATTGGCGCGCGTCTGCCCGTGCAGGAAGCTTCAGGCAATATGGTGGTGGATATCGGAGGTGGGACGACGGATATCGCAATCATTTCTCTCGGTGGAATTGTGGTTTCGCGCAATTTGCGCATTGCGGGCGATGAGATGAATGAAGATATCGTGCGTTATTGTCGGGATGAGTTTAATCTTTTGATTGGAGAAAAAACGGCCGAAGACGTGAAGATCGCGATTGGCAGTGCGTGTGTGCAAAAAGAAAAAAAACAGATGCAAGTGCGTGGACGCGATCTTGTCACCGGACTACCCAAAGAGGTGACAGTCACGGATGACCAGGCGCGTGAAGCGCTTTCGCGTTCTATCCGGATCATTATCAATAATATTAAGACGGCCGTGGAAGAAACTCCGCCGGAACTACTTTCCGATATTATGCAAAAAGGGATCATCTTGGCTGGCGGCGGTGGACTGATCCGCGGAATCGATCGTATGATCGCTAATCACACAGAAATTCCGGTGCGGATGATGGAAGATCCACTGACAGCGGTCGTACGTGGCACGGGGATCGTATTGGAAGATATAGAAGCGTTGCGCGAAGTACTGGTAGAGAATCAGCATGAAAAATCATTTGACTAG
- the rseP gene encoding RIP metalloprotease RseP yields the protein MFVAILIFIIILGMLVFVHELGHFVVARRNGVKAPEFGFGFPPRIVGFQFLREKPEPGKKKKLFSKWRIIWGGKDGDDENEKVDLHEAHEKKLQGGTIYSLNWFPLGGFVRIKGEDGGHAGDDDSFAGKSAWKRVKILSAGVFMNFMFAWLLLSIAFMIGAPEEVNSDANNTAKSKIQISGLIADAPASMMGLKVGDEISKVQTDSEGKAVALKNVKDVQNYINANRGKEITLEVFRGKEKLALKGTPRVDAPEGQGALGIALSETTLVKYVWPEAIWKGLVAVWDMTAMIFAGLFGLIKMLFAGHGGSADVAGPVGIAILTREVANLGLVYIIQFAAILSINLGIINILPIPALDGGRILFVLIEKIKGSPVSQKVEQTFHTIFFALLMLLMLAVTYKDIAKLF from the coding sequence ATGTTCGTAGCGATTTTGATTTTCATCATAATTTTGGGGATGTTAGTTTTTGTCCATGAGTTGGGGCATTTCGTGGTGGCGCGGAGGAATGGCGTCAAAGCGCCGGAGTTCGGTTTTGGTTTTCCGCCACGGATCGTCGGTTTTCAATTCTTGCGGGAAAAACCCGAACCGGGAAAAAAGAAAAAACTCTTTTCCAAGTGGCGGATCATCTGGGGTGGAAAAGACGGTGACGACGAAAATGAAAAAGTGGATCTGCATGAAGCACATGAGAAAAAACTACAAGGTGGAACCATCTATTCTTTGAACTGGTTTCCATTAGGCGGGTTCGTGCGGATCAAGGGTGAGGATGGCGGACATGCGGGTGATGATGATAGTTTCGCCGGCAAGAGTGCTTGGAAGCGCGTGAAGATTTTGTCCGCGGGAGTATTTATGAACTTTATGTTTGCTTGGCTCTTGCTTTCAATCGCTTTTATGATCGGGGCGCCAGAAGAAGTTAATTCTGATGCGAATAACACGGCGAAATCCAAAATTCAAATTTCCGGTCTCATTGCTGATGCTCCGGCAAGTATGATGGGTCTCAAAGTCGGTGATGAAATTAGCAAAGTGCAAACAGACTCAGAGGGAAAAGCGGTAGCGCTAAAAAACGTTAAAGATGTCCAGAATTATATCAACGCCAATCGGGGAAAAGAAATCACCTTGGAAGTTTTTCGCGGAAAGGAAAAGTTGGCATTGAAAGGCACTCCACGGGTCGATGCGCCGGAGGGGCAAGGCGCATTAGGCATTGCTCTGTCGGAAACTACGCTAGTCAAATATGTTTGGCCGGAAGCGATTTGGAAAGGGTTGGTGGCAGTTTGGGATATGACAGCGATGATTTTCGCTGGACTTTTTGGTCTGATTAAAATGCTCTTTGCCGGTCACGGAGGATCGGCTGATGTGGCGGGGCCGGTCGGTATTGCGATTCTTACGCGAGAAGTGGCTAATCTTGGTCTGGTCTATATCATCCAATTTGCTGCGATTCTTAGCATCAATCTTGGGATTATCAATATCTTGCCAATTCCGGCCTTGGATGGTGGAAGAATCTTGTTTGTGCTGATTGAAAAAATCAAAGGCTCTCCCGTCAGTCAGAAAGTTGAGCAAACTTTTCATACGATATTTTTCGCCCTGCTTATGCTTTTGATGCTGGCAGTGACCTACAAAGATATTGCTAAGTTATTTTAG
- the frr gene encoding ribosome recycling factor encodes MYQELIEKSKVNFEKTVAHFKENLGKVRTGRATTAMVDNVMVDYYGAKSPLKQVASVSVPEPRTIVISPWDKSTLALIEKAIKESDLGLNPMNDGIIIRINVPALTEERRKEFVKILNQEAEGARVAVRKLREDVWDEIQALTIGEDDKFQGKEKLQKVVEEYNAVIEDIRKKKEAEIMQV; translated from the coding sequence ATGTATCAAGAACTGATCGAAAAAAGTAAAGTTAATTTTGAAAAAACCGTTGCGCATTTCAAGGAAAATCTGGGGAAGGTGCGAACCGGGAGAGCGACAACGGCAATGGTGGATAATGTCATGGTGGATTACTATGGCGCAAAATCACCCTTAAAACAAGTGGCCAGCGTTTCTGTGCCGGAACCACGCACGATTGTCATTTCTCCGTGGGACAAAAGCACGCTAGCGCTCATTGAAAAAGCCATCAAGGAATCTGACTTGGGACTCAATCCAATGAATGATGGAATAATAATTCGTATCAATGTGCCGGCGCTCACAGAAGAACGGAGGAAAGAATTTGTGAAAATTTTGAACCAAGAAGCGGAAGGCGCGCGCGTTGCAGTGCGAAAACTCAGGGAGGATGTGTGGGATGAAATTCAGGCGCTGACGATCGGAGAGGACGATAAGTTTCAAGGCAAGGAAAAATTACAGAAAGTTGTGGAGGAATATAACGCCGTAATTGAGGATATTCGGAAGAAAAAAGAAGCGGAGATTATGCAGGTTTGA
- a CDS encoding YCF48-related protein, translated as MKRGVVILTGFLASLVLSGCSLTSSTNAPGVVQKYSVSKSIWVSKDGGKSWKDSSAASNKPTVADINPLTLVFDPHDQNIVYAGLRSGGIMKSTNGGDSWEFLTFKSDKVYGLVIDPSDSKIIYASSVVNNRGKIFKNTASGATDSWTEIYTAATNGPLVVYLTVDKKSANTLYAATSDNQVLKSADGGVSWRNLFQAQAPVVKIVLDARDSNLVYLLTKSGDILASSDGGDKFDSLANKTTVTGSLGNGFSVLETDPTNGKWVYLAGKTGIIRSKDGGSTWETILILNNPQNSPVSALAINPQNSREIIYGAMQATYKSLDEGKTWVTSQFDVAKPMSILEYAPTNPSIIYAGFTAK; from the coding sequence ATGAAAAGAGGCGTAGTTATTTTGACTGGTTTTCTTGCTAGCCTGGTGCTTTCCGGGTGTTCTTTGACGAGTTCGACTAATGCTCCGGGAGTGGTGCAGAAGTATTCAGTTTCTAAGAGTATCTGGGTTTCCAAGGATGGTGGAAAAAGCTGGAAAGATTCCAGTGCGGCGAGCAATAAGCCGACCGTGGCTGATATTAATCCGCTCACACTGGTTTTTGATCCGCATGATCAAAATATTGTCTATGCAGGACTGCGCTCGGGAGGCATCATGAAATCAACTAATGGCGGAGATAGCTGGGAATTTTTAACTTTCAAGTCGGACAAAGTTTATGGACTGGTGATTGATCCGAGCGATTCGAAAATAATTTATGCCAGTTCGGTCGTGAATAATCGCGGAAAAATTTTCAAAAATACCGCCTCAGGTGCGACAGACAGTTGGACGGAAATCTATACTGCCGCAACCAACGGACCGTTGGTAGTGTACCTGACCGTGGACAAAAAAAGTGCCAATACGCTCTATGCGGCGACAAGTGATAATCAGGTGTTGAAAAGTGCGGATGGTGGAGTTTCTTGGCGCAATCTTTTTCAAGCGCAAGCTCCTGTAGTGAAAATTGTACTGGATGCGCGGGATAGTAATTTGGTATATTTATTGACAAAGAGCGGCGACATTTTGGCCAGTTCTGATGGTGGAGATAAGTTTGATAGCTTGGCAAACAAGACGACGGTCACGGGAAGCTTGGGAAATGGTTTTAGTGTTTTGGAAACTGATCCGACTAATGGCAAGTGGGTCTATTTGGCTGGGAAAACCGGTATCATTCGCAGTAAGGATGGCGGAAGCACTTGGGAGACGATTTTGATACTGAACAATCCGCAAAATTCTCCTGTTAGCGCGTTAGCGATCAATCCCCAAAATTCACGCGAAATTATCTATGGCGCGATGCAAGCGACCTATAAATCACTCGATGAGGGTAAGACTTGGGTCACTTCGCAATTTGATGTGGCAAAGCCGATGAGCATTTTGGAATACGCGCCGACGAATCCAAGTATCATTTATGCTGGGTTTACGGCGAAATAA
- a CDS encoding DUF1189 family protein, which produces MEQQAQPVGFFKKVGKSIYGPEYYQELIEKPFSYSVKYFALFSLIAVVVLVAGFSLFSFPKINKVLNDAVHTAVESYPQELVVTFKNGNVSINADEPYFLKLPDSMKEDTDRSRKLENLITIDTKSEASADNLSKYKTAILVTKNYLVYQESNGKITTQSLEKMPDMVIDKISVTSFVDKYSPYLKLLFPLFVVGFFIFAIFFIMFRLCYLLLAALLIWLVAHAKNVEIGYGKSYQLGLHLMTLPLLIISPFALINFPIAFTLLLVILAFVNIKKKETVVAPTQSESIQEAEVKEVEKQANDGSKV; this is translated from the coding sequence ATGGAACAACAAGCACAGCCAGTCGGCTTTTTTAAGAAAGTGGGGAAAAGTATCTATGGCCCGGAGTATTATCAAGAACTGATTGAAAAACCCTTTTCCTATTCTGTGAAATATTTCGCACTATTTTCTTTGATCGCAGTGGTCGTTTTGGTGGCGGGGTTTTCACTATTCTCTTTTCCAAAAATTAATAAGGTACTGAATGACGCCGTGCATACGGCAGTAGAGAGCTATCCTCAAGAGTTGGTCGTAACTTTCAAAAATGGAAATGTTTCTATCAACGCAGATGAGCCGTATTTTTTGAAATTGCCGGATTCAATGAAAGAAGATACTGATCGGTCGAGAAAACTTGAAAATCTGATCACGATCGACACGAAGAGCGAAGCGAGCGCGGATAACCTGTCGAAATATAAGACAGCTATTCTGGTCACGAAAAATTATCTGGTTTATCAGGAAAGCAATGGAAAAATTACTACCCAATCCTTAGAAAAAATGCCGGACATGGTCATTGACAAGATATCCGTGACAAGCTTTGTCGATAAATACTCGCCATACTTGAAATTGCTGTTTCCTTTGTTTGTGGTCGGTTTTTTTATTTTCGCCATCTTCTTTATCATGTTTCGTTTGTGTTATCTTCTTTTGGCGGCACTGCTCATCTGGCTCGTCGCGCATGCTAAGAATGTGGAAATCGGTTATGGCAAATCTTACCAATTGGGCTTGCACCTGATGACTTTGCCACTGCTCATCATCTCTCCTTTTGCACTTATCAATTTCCCCATTGCTTTCACGTTGCTTTTAGTGATCTTAGCTTTTGTTAATATCAAAAAAAAGGAAACCGTGGTCGCACCAACTCAGTCGGAATCTATTCAAGAAGCGGAGGTTAAAGAGGTTGAAAAGCAGGCTAATGATGGCAGTAAAGTCTAG